The window CCTAGCGGTCGCCGCGAGCGCACGACCGACGAAAAGGGGCCGTCGACGGAATCGGGCCGGGTCACTTGGCGAGTTCGAGCGCGAACGGCGGTTCGGTGTACTCCTCGACGGCCTCCTCGCCGACGGGTACGTCGAGCCACTCGAGGCCCCATGCGAGCATCGACCCGGTAACGCCCTGAAGCGAGTGTCCTCGCTCGGTCAGCGAGTACTCCACCCGGAAGGGCTTCTCGCTGACGATGGCCCGGTCGACGAGGCCGTTCTCCTCGAGGTTGAGGAGGCTCTCGGAGAGCACCTTGCTCGAGAGCCCCTCGATTCGCTCCTGCAACGTGGCGTACCCCAGTGGGCCCTGCGTGAG is drawn from Halomarina litorea and contains these coding sequences:
- a CDS encoding winged helix-turn-helix transcriptional regulator, whose protein sequence is MPAKHDRFDGAIADEHLLYEFEQTLATVAKIVGRKWNPVIVYVLLTQGPLGYATLQERIEGLSSKVLSESLLNLEENGLVDRAIVSEKPFRVEYSLTERGHSLQGVTGSMLAWGLEWLDVPVGEEAVEEYTEPPFALELAK